One genomic segment of Euwallacea fornicatus isolate EFF26 chromosome 18, ASM4011564v1, whole genome shotgun sequence includes these proteins:
- the Vps29 gene encoding vacuolar protein sorting-associated protein 29 isoform X1: MLVLVLGDMHIPHRCSSLPAKFKKLLVPGRIQHILCTGNLCTKESYDYLKTLASDVHVVRGDFDDNLNYPEQKVVTVGQFRIGLSHGHQVVPWGDPQALALIQRQLDVDILISGHTHKFEAYEQENKFYINPGSATGSYNALDMTITPSFVLMDIQNTTVVTYVYQLVGDDVKVERIEYKKN, translated from the exons atg CTTGTCTTGGTACTTGGGGACATGCATATTCCACACAGATGCAGCAGTTTACCagcaaaatttaagaaacttcTAGTCCCAGGTAGAATACAGCACATTCTCTGTACTGGCAACCTATGTACCAAAGAATCTTACGactatttaaaaaccttaGCCTCCGATGTTCATGTTGTCAGGGGCGACTTTGATGAT AACCTAAACTATCCAGAGCAAAAAGTAGTCACAGTTGGACAATTTAGAATTGGACTATCCCATGGTCATCAAGTGGTTCCATGGGGTGACCCTCAAGCCTTAG CTTTAATTCAACGTCAGTTAGATGTGGATATTCTGATATCTGGACATACacataaatttgaagcttatGAACAAGAAAACAAGTTTTATATTAATCCAGGCAGTGCCACAGGCAGTTACAACGCACTAGACAT gaCTATAACTCCTTCATTTGTGCTTATGGATATTCAAAATACCACGGTTGTAACTTATGTTTATCAGCTTGTAGGTGATGATGTAAAAGTTGAAAGGATAGAatataaaaagaattaa
- the Vps29 gene encoding vacuolar protein sorting-associated protein 29 isoform X2 gives MHIPHRCSSLPAKFKKLLVPGRIQHILCTGNLCTKESYDYLKTLASDVHVVRGDFDDNLNYPEQKVVTVGQFRIGLSHGHQVVPWGDPQALALIQRQLDVDILISGHTHKFEAYEQENKFYINPGSATGSYNALDMTITPSFVLMDIQNTTVVTYVYQLVGDDVKVERIEYKKN, from the exons ATGCATATTCCACACAGATGCAGCAGTTTACCagcaaaatttaagaaacttcTAGTCCCAGGTAGAATACAGCACATTCTCTGTACTGGCAACCTATGTACCAAAGAATCTTACGactatttaaaaaccttaGCCTCCGATGTTCATGTTGTCAGGGGCGACTTTGATGAT AACCTAAACTATCCAGAGCAAAAAGTAGTCACAGTTGGACAATTTAGAATTGGACTATCCCATGGTCATCAAGTGGTTCCATGGGGTGACCCTCAAGCCTTAG CTTTAATTCAACGTCAGTTAGATGTGGATATTCTGATATCTGGACATACacataaatttgaagcttatGAACAAGAAAACAAGTTTTATATTAATCCAGGCAGTGCCACAGGCAGTTACAACGCACTAGACAT gaCTATAACTCCTTCATTTGTGCTTATGGATATTCAAAATACCACGGTTGTAACTTATGTTTATCAGCTTGTAGGTGATGATGTAAAAGTTGAAAGGATAGAatataaaaagaattaa